From a region of the Nitrospirota bacterium genome:
- the bioD gene encoding dethiobiotin synthase: MTGLPRSASPLSSGSCFVTGTDTGVGKTVVTAALVVCLKRRGLSVGVLKPVETGYEAGSAGPSDAERFLTCLAGDDPGAFLSLYQFSAPIAPLAAARQVGAVISLDRIVEAYGRLAARYRAVLIEGAGGLCVPLTDREDMRDLIERLALPVVLVGRCALGGVNHALLTLEALRARKIPVLALVLNQQIPYQAALDEDLQAASTVALLKERSGVPVIGPLPYLAGLAGGGDVGVSELSRDPGIETLADLVSRDGL; encoded by the coding sequence ATGACGGGTCTTCCGCGCAGCGCCTCTCCCCTATCGTCCGGCAGCTGCTTTGTGACCGGAACGGATACGGGTGTCGGCAAGACGGTGGTTACGGCCGCGCTGGTTGTCTGTTTAAAGCGTCGAGGGCTCTCGGTTGGTGTTCTGAAGCCGGTTGAAACCGGTTATGAAGCAGGCTCTGCCGGGCCATCCGATGCGGAACGGTTTCTTACTTGCTTGGCCGGCGACGATCCCGGCGCTTTCCTGAGCCTCTATCAGTTCTCTGCCCCCATCGCGCCGCTGGCCGCCGCCAGACAAGTCGGAGCGGTCATCAGTCTGGACCGCATCGTGGAAGCCTATGGACGGTTGGCGGCTCGCTATCGTGCCGTGCTGATCGAGGGGGCGGGCGGCCTTTGTGTGCCGCTCACCGACCGTGAAGACATGCGGGATCTGATCGAGCGATTGGCCTTGCCGGTCGTGCTCGTGGGCCGCTGCGCGCTCGGCGGCGTCAACCACGCGCTGCTGACGCTCGAAGCCTTGCGGGCGCGAAAGATTCCCGTGCTGGCCCTGGTGCTGAACCAACAGATTCCGTATCAGGCAGCCTTGGATGAAGATCTGCAAGCGGCCTCGACGGTCGCCTTGCTGAAGGAACGGAGCGGCGTCCCCGTGATTGGGCCTCTCCCCTACCTGGCGGGCCTGGCCGGAGGGGGGGATGTGGGTGTGTCGGAACTGTCCCGCGATCCGGGCATCGAAACGCTGGCCGACCTCGTCAGCCGAGATGGGCTCTGA
- a CDS encoding SDR family oxidoreductase: MGRESSTPSSVLVTGGSGVIGRALCVEFGRARWNVGVHYRTRREEAERTAATVVESGGTACCLQADIREAKPVRAMVDAFLSRWGRLDVLICNAGQAGNGLVLKTSVEQWTDTIETNLTGTFHCLQAAGPVMVRQQGGSVLVVASFSALQGTTGQAAYAAAKAGLLGLVKSAAREWGADNVRVNAVCPGWHRSNLTGSAMPEESGIKEAMGVNEHVLGRLTDVESVARSIYHLALLPAASGQIWNLDSRIL, from the coding sequence ATGGGAAGAGAGTCTTCCACGCCCTCCTCCGTGCTGGTCACCGGCGGCTCCGGCGTCATCGGCAGGGCCCTCTGTGTGGAATTCGGCCGTGCCCGGTGGAACGTCGGAGTGCACTACCGAACAAGACGAGAAGAGGCGGAACGTACCGCGGCGACGGTTGTCGAGAGCGGAGGGACTGCCTGCTGCCTGCAAGCCGACATCCGAGAGGCCAAGCCGGTGCGGGCCATGGTCGATGCGTTCCTCTCCCGTTGGGGGCGCCTGGACGTGCTCATCTGCAATGCGGGGCAGGCCGGCAACGGGTTGGTGCTCAAGACCAGCGTGGAGCAGTGGACGGATACGATCGAGACGAACCTCACCGGGACGTTTCACTGTCTGCAGGCTGCCGGTCCCGTCATGGTTCGACAGCAGGGAGGCTCCGTGTTGGTCGTCGCTTCCTTCTCGGCTTTGCAAGGGACGACCGGGCAGGCGGCCTATGCGGCGGCCAAGGCGGGTCTGTTGGGTCTCGTCAAAAGCGCGGCGCGCGAATGGGGCGCCGACAACGTCCGAGTCAATGCCGTCTGTCCCGGTTGGCACCGGTCGAATCTGACCGGCTCGGCCATGCCGGAAGAATCGGGCATCAAGGAGGCAATGGGCGTGAACGAGCATGTGCTGGGTCGGTTGACGGACGTGGAGTCGGTCGCTCGCTCCATCTATCATCTGGCCCTGCTGCCCGCCGCCTCGGGTCAAATTTGGAATCTGGACAGTCGCATCCTCTGA
- the lipA gene encoding lipoyl synthase → MTFVPLQQIGKSEGTSRPSQERQRLPPWFKVRLSQGPDYREIRQTMDRLGLHTICEEARCPNVWECWNNRTATFLILGDICTRRCHYCAVTTGRPFELDREEPLRVAEAVQALGLRHAVITSVNRDELPDGGAAIFAETIRHIRRLIPSCAVEVLIPDFEGNEEALASVVAERPDILNHNIETVARLFPSIRPQGKYARSIELLDWAKRLGARTKSGLIVGMGETTEEIREVMQDLRTAQCDILTIGQYLQPSKDHLPVARFYHPDEFAAFKTEGLALGFSHVESGPLVRSSYHAEQQIQ, encoded by the coding sequence ATGACCTTCGTCCCGCTACAGCAGATAGGCAAGTCGGAGGGAACGTCCCGGCCCAGCCAGGAACGCCAGCGACTTCCGCCCTGGTTCAAAGTCCGGCTCAGCCAGGGGCCTGACTATCGGGAGATCCGCCAGACGATGGACCGGCTGGGGCTGCACACGATCTGCGAAGAGGCCCGTTGCCCGAATGTCTGGGAATGTTGGAACAACCGGACCGCTACGTTCCTGATTCTGGGCGACATCTGCACCAGGCGTTGCCACTACTGCGCCGTGACGACCGGCCGGCCGTTTGAACTGGACCGGGAGGAACCGTTACGAGTCGCGGAAGCGGTCCAGGCCCTGGGCTTGCGCCATGCCGTCATCACCTCCGTGAACCGGGACGAACTGCCGGACGGGGGAGCGGCGATCTTTGCCGAAACCATCAGACACATCCGCCGGCTGATTCCAAGCTGTGCCGTGGAAGTGCTGATTCCGGACTTCGAGGGCAACGAGGAGGCCCTGGCTTCCGTGGTGGCGGAACGGCCGGACATCCTGAACCACAATATCGAAACCGTCGCTCGCCTCTTCCCTTCCATCCGCCCGCAGGGCAAGTATGCCCGGTCAATCGAGTTATTGGATTGGGCTAAGAGGCTCGGCGCGCGCACCAAATCAGGCCTGATCGTCGGGATGGGCGAGACTACCGAGGAAATCCGAGAAGTGATGCAGGACCTCCGAACGGCTCAGTGCGATATCCTGACCATCGGGCAATATCTCCAACCCAGCAAGGACCATCTGCCCGTGGCTCGTTTCTACCACCCGGACGAGTTTGCGGCCTTCAAAACCGAAGGGCTGGCCCTCGGCTTCAGCCATGTCGAGTCCGGGCCGCTCGTCCGAAGCTCTTATCATGCTGAGCAGCAGATCCAGTGA
- the thiE gene encoding thiamine phosphate synthase has protein sequence MLDPIASGSKPPEELLREAASAGVRLFQYRNKTDSALTVYRQALHLRQVAADVQALFIINDRCDLALAVEADGVHLGQDDLPVPLARSLMGPDKLIGISTHREADVQSAIAGGADYLGFGPIFSTASKRDHEPVVGLEELRRIRTLTRLPIFAIGGITANNVAAVVEAGADGVAVISALAQAADVPAAVRAFRAHLG, from the coding sequence ATCCTCGACCCGATCGCCTCCGGCAGCAAGCCCCCGGAGGAATTGCTGCGCGAGGCGGCCTCCGCCGGCGTGCGCTTGTTTCAATACCGCAACAAGACGGATTCCGCCCTGACCGTCTATCGTCAGGCCTTGCACCTCCGCCAAGTGGCCGCCGACGTGCAGGCCCTGTTCATCATCAACGATCGCTGCGATCTGGCCCTGGCGGTCGAAGCGGACGGCGTCCACCTGGGCCAGGACGACCTTCCAGTGCCCCTCGCCAGATCCCTCATGGGACCGGACAAGTTGATCGGCATCTCCACCCACCGAGAGGCGGATGTTCAATCAGCCATAGCCGGAGGAGCCGACTATCTGGGTTTCGGCCCGATCTTTTCCACGGCCAGCAAACGGGACCATGAGCCGGTGGTCGGGCTCGAAGAGCTGCGCCGAATCAGAACCCTGACCAGGTTGCCGATCTTCGCCATCGGAGGGATCACGGCAAACAACGTCGCAGCCGTTGTCGAGGCGGGAGCGGATGGAGTCGCGGTGATTTCAGCTCTGGCACAAGCTGCCGACGTGCCTGCGGCCGTTCGGGCCTTCAGAGCCCATCTCGGCTGA
- a CDS encoding HNH endonuclease has translation MPSTKKRRRNVPASIADKVAYMADMLCCACEKRGHQIHHIDSNPSNNDLDNLVLLCFEHHDEVTSRGGLSRKLSPGILRQYRKALYRKIEARREMSSVFKLAKSKKALTNTDQLFQLMLDAVTVREVQKVYQQCGRHEWEHASEVARQLRWFTDSIGHRARHAILEILDDISSGARFGIPAHVAKSVACVAFDALPVRGLRTPSKHRITPEETELLHYGLSIGLNLAYDGALYIHNLEVVEAGGELLWKILRYARINKHKVLLQNTLREFDTAEDAAARANNTAALTLLKVQRKHGMSGNHRHPEYPLDLNEKLATE, from the coding sequence ATGCCCAGCACAAAGAAACGACGAAGGAATGTTCCGGCTTCTATAGCTGACAAAGTCGCGTACATGGCGGACATGCTCTGCTGTGCGTGCGAGAAGCGAGGGCATCAAATTCATCACATCGATAGCAATCCATCGAATAACGACTTGGATAATCTAGTTCTTCTTTGCTTTGAACATCACGACGAAGTTACTTCACGTGGCGGATTATCGCGCAAGCTCTCCCCTGGCATACTCCGACAATATAGAAAAGCGTTATATCGCAAGATAGAAGCACGCAGAGAGATGTCGAGTGTTTTTAAACTCGCAAAATCGAAGAAGGCATTAACTAATACGGACCAGCTCTTTCAACTCATGCTAGATGCTGTCACGGTCAGGGAGGTGCAGAAAGTCTACCAACAGTGCGGCCGACATGAATGGGAGCATGCCAGCGAGGTTGCTCGACAACTTAGATGGTTTACCGATTCCATTGGCCATCGAGCCAGGCATGCAATCCTGGAGATACTGGACGATATCTCATCCGGCGCAAGATTTGGAATTCCCGCACACGTGGCAAAATCCGTAGCATGTGTTGCATTCGATGCACTTCCAGTCAGAGGACTTAGAACCCCTAGTAAGCATAGAATCACACCTGAAGAAACCGAGCTTCTACACTATGGGCTATCTATCGGGCTCAATCTTGCCTATGACGGAGCGTTATATATTCACAATTTGGAAGTTGTTGAAGCAGGAGGCGAATTGCTTTGGAAAATTCTTCGATATGCTCGAATCAACAAACACAAAGTACTTCTACAAAACACCTTAAGAGAATTTGACACCGCAGAAGACGCAGCAGCGAGAGCAAACAATACCGCCGCGCTCACTCTACTAAAAGTCCAACGCAAGCACGGCATGTCTGGAAACCATCGACACCCGGAATATCCCCTTGACCTAAACGAAAAGCTTGCCACTGAATAA
- a CDS encoding acyl-CoA desaturase, with amino-acid sequence MPKTDYPCIVLFSVITVATLVGVPLFAWTYGFTKLDWIMFAILYMASGLGITVGYHRLISHRSFDCPNWVKACFLIAGGWALENSALRWCSDHIRHHARCDQEEDPYNALKGFWHSHCGWIFIKSPYRDEKYETKLRKDPLIMWQHRYYLPIMLSGLLLPFVVGLAHGGWIGGLSCFLLAGVCRTFLVLNSTFCINSICHMWGSQPHGTDDSSRDSWWISLLTFGEGYHNYHHAHLRDYRNGPKWYNFDPSKWLIFTLSKLRLASNLQRYQA; translated from the coding sequence ATGCCGAAGACAGACTACCCCTGCATCGTCCTCTTTAGCGTCATCACCGTCGCCACCCTCGTTGGCGTCCCGCTCTTCGCCTGGACCTACGGCTTCACCAAACTGGACTGGATCATGTTTGCCATCCTATACATGGCCAGCGGCCTGGGCATCACGGTCGGCTACCATCGGTTGATCTCGCACCGAAGCTTCGACTGCCCCAATTGGGTCAAGGCCTGCTTCCTGATCGCTGGCGGCTGGGCATTGGAGAACTCCGCGCTGCGCTGGTGCTCGGACCATATCCGCCACCATGCGCGCTGCGACCAGGAAGAAGATCCCTATAACGCGCTCAAGGGGTTCTGGCACAGTCACTGCGGTTGGATTTTCATCAAGTCCCCCTACCGGGACGAAAAATACGAGACCAAGCTGCGCAAAGACCCGTTGATCATGTGGCAACACCGGTACTATCTGCCGATCATGCTCTCCGGCCTGCTGCTGCCCTTCGTCGTCGGACTTGCGCATGGGGGCTGGATCGGCGGGCTGAGCTGCTTTCTGCTGGCCGGAGTCTGCCGGACCTTCCTGGTCCTGAACTCCACCTTCTGCATCAATTCGATCTGCCACATGTGGGGCTCCCAGCCGCACGGGACGGACGATAGCAGCAGGGACAGTTGGTGGATTTCGTTGCTCACCTTCGGCGAGGGCTATCACAACTACCACCATGCCCACCTGCGGGATTATCGCAACGGCCCCAAGTGGTACAATTTCGACCCCTCCAAATGGCTCATCTTCACTTTGTCCAAACTGAGGCTGGCCTCGAATCTACAGCGCTACCAAGCCTAG
- a CDS encoding non-heme iron oxygenase ferredoxin subunit, whose amino-acid sequence MAEFVRVAGAGDVKAGTGITVEANGQAIALFNVDGTFYAIDNTCVHRGGPLGEGELTGDTVACPWHGWEYNVKDGKCSTSPSACVKTYEVKVEGQDIKVLL is encoded by the coding sequence ATGGCGGAATTCGTGCGAGTGGCGGGAGCGGGAGATGTCAAAGCCGGCACCGGCATCACGGTTGAAGCAAACGGCCAAGCCATCGCCCTGTTCAACGTGGACGGGACCTTTTACGCAATCGACAACACCTGCGTGCATCGGGGCGGGCCTTTGGGAGAAGGCGAGCTGACCGGCGACACCGTCGCCTGTCCCTGGCATGGCTGGGAATACAACGTCAAAGACGGCAAGTGCTCCACCAGCCCCTCGGCTTGCGTCAAGACCTATGAAGTGAAAGTCGAAGGGCAGGACATAAAGGTTCTCTTGTAA
- a CDS encoding methylaspartate mutase, which yields MTPAPASPTSQQGDHPLSVIIATDCGSTTTKAILIEKVGNEYRQTYRGEAPTTVEAPFEDVTRGVLNAFAEVEELSGRKILDGERIITPAREEQGKKVGVDIYVSTSSAGGGLQMMVAGVVQNISGESAQRCALGAGAIVMDVLASNDGRLPHEKIERIRRLRPDMILLSGGTDGGTVTHVVEMAEYIAAAEPRPRLGMSYSLPLIYAGNKDAQPRIKDILEQKTALTLTENLRPTPERENLAPARNKIHDLFLEHVMAQAPGYKKLIDWTGAPIMPTPAAVGLIMQTIAKRENLNLIGVDIGGATTDVFSVFGETFNRTVSANLGMSYSISNVLAEAGLANIMRWVPFTLEEQVLRNRIKNKMIRPTTIPQTLDELQIEQAISREALRLALIHHKSLATGLKGVQQERTISDIFEQQASGKTLIDMLKLDLIVGSGGILSHAPRRIQSMLMMVDAYEPLGFTVLSVDSIFMMPHLGVLSTVNEQAATDVFVRDCMVYLGTCVAPIGQGKDGERCADYTITFGGNRSAETGALAFGDLKLLPLGTEERATVELRPAKNVDMGSGKGTAVTREVRGGVVGLLLDGRGRPLQLPGDNQARLKALTKWYQAVDLYPR from the coding sequence ATGACGCCCGCACCCGCCTCGCCGACAAGCCAGCAGGGAGATCATCCGCTCTCGGTGATCATTGCCACGGATTGCGGCAGCACCACGACCAAGGCCATCCTGATCGAGAAAGTCGGCAACGAATACCGGCAGACTTACCGGGGCGAAGCGCCCACCACGGTCGAAGCCCCGTTCGAGGACGTCACCCGCGGGGTCCTGAACGCCTTCGCCGAAGTCGAAGAGCTTTCCGGCCGCAAGATTCTGGACGGGGAGCGGATCATCACGCCGGCGCGGGAGGAGCAAGGCAAGAAAGTCGGCGTGGATATCTATGTCTCCACCAGCAGCGCCGGAGGCGGCTTGCAGATGATGGTGGCCGGGGTCGTCCAAAACATCAGCGGGGAGAGCGCGCAACGTTGCGCCCTGGGGGCCGGCGCGATCGTCATGGACGTCCTGGCCAGCAACGACGGCCGCTTGCCGCACGAGAAGATCGAGCGGATCAGGAGGCTGAGACCAGACATGATCCTCCTCTCCGGCGGGACCGACGGCGGCACCGTCACCCACGTGGTGGAGATGGCCGAATACATCGCCGCGGCCGAGCCGCGCCCCAGGCTGGGCATGAGCTATTCGCTCCCGCTCATCTATGCCGGCAACAAGGATGCGCAGCCGCGCATCAAGGACATCCTGGAGCAGAAGACCGCCCTGACCCTCACCGAGAATCTGCGTCCCACGCCGGAGCGGGAAAACCTGGCCCCGGCCCGCAACAAGATCCACGACTTGTTCCTGGAGCACGTCATGGCCCAGGCGCCGGGTTACAAGAAATTGATCGACTGGACCGGAGCGCCGATCATGCCGACGCCGGCCGCGGTGGGACTCATCATGCAGACCATCGCCAAGCGGGAAAACCTGAACCTGATCGGCGTGGACATCGGCGGCGCGACCACCGACGTCTTCTCCGTCTTCGGGGAGACCTTCAACCGGACCGTGAGCGCCAACCTGGGCATGTCCTACAGCATCTCCAACGTCCTGGCCGAGGCGGGTCTGGCGAACATCATGCGCTGGGTGCCGTTTACGCTCGAGGAACAGGTCCTGCGCAACCGGATCAAGAACAAGATGATCCGGCCGACGACGATTCCCCAAACTTTGGACGAACTCCAGATCGAGCAGGCCATCTCGCGGGAAGCCTTGCGGCTGGCTCTCATCCATCACAAGTCCCTGGCGACCGGCTTGAAGGGCGTCCAGCAGGAACGCACGATCTCGGACATCTTCGAGCAGCAAGCTTCGGGTAAGACCCTGATCGACATGTTGAAGCTGGACTTGATCGTCGGGAGCGGCGGCATCCTGTCCCATGCGCCGCGCCGTATCCAATCCATGCTGATGATGGTGGACGCCTACGAGCCGCTCGGCTTCACGGTCCTCTCCGTGGACAGCATCTTCATGATGCCGCACCTGGGCGTCCTCTCCACGGTCAACGAACAGGCGGCGACGGACGTGTTCGTCCGCGACTGCATGGTCTACCTGGGCACCTGCGTCGCGCCGATCGGGCAGGGGAAGGACGGGGAACGTTGCGCCGACTATACGATCACCTTCGGCGGAAACCGATCAGCCGAGACCGGCGCCCTGGCCTTCGGCGACCTGAAGCTCTTGCCCCTCGGCACGGAGGAGCGGGCGACCGTCGAGCTGCGACCGGCCAAGAATGTAGACATGGGCTCAGGCAAAGGCACAGCAGTCACCCGTGAAGTCAGGGGAGGGGTGGTAGGGTTGCTGCTCGACGGCCGGGGCCGCCCGCTCCAGTTGCCTGGCGACAACCAGGCCAGGCTCAAGGCGCTCACAAAGTGGTATCAGGCGGTGGACTTGTATCCGAGATGA
- a CDS encoding aldehyde dehydrogenase family protein, producing the protein MTGTHRRELSDRDVEAATGRIGRMLAAQSAGHVPSLFDRRWWSSSLLDWCMRNETFKVQLFRFVDVLPSLNSDAQVARLAEEYFAGLQSGANPLQWGVQAVSASKLGARLSARSLRKRIEQMARTFIAGDSVRDAVPVLAGLWKDGRGFSVDLLGEATVSEKEADHYRDRCLDALTWLGRAAGDWPSSSRLEQDHLGPLPRVNLSVKLSALYSHLDPIDPEGGFASVAARLRPILDLAVRLPAGLTFDMEQAELKDLTLMIFMRLLSEEAYRQYPYGSIALQAYLTESVHDLEALIQWAGKRTAPVGVRLVKGAYWDSDMVRYRQRGWPVPLFRHKAETDANYEAMSRLLIHHADHIRPSFGTHNLRSLAYAQALADATGLPPEACEYQMIFGMAEPLQNAVVAEGRRVRLYTPVGEFLPGMAYLVRRLLENTSNESFLRKEYAEAASVDLLLASPAPPPMDQRIERVDRFENEPHTDFSLASARAAMAEALASVRALLDKPLARWPDAGPVPSGPELVSRNPARPQEIICRMPTVAPGDVASLVHVAQEQWPAWRTVSPSERAAYLVKAAEIMRRRRLELAAWEIFETGKPWREADADVAEAIDFLEFYARDMQRLVESQCVGQAPGEQNQVLYAPRGATAVLAPWNFPLAIPTGMVSAALVTGNPVLFKPSERSPRVGHLLMEVFAEAGLPSGVLQFMPGGPDVGRTLVGHPDVRMIAFTGSKDVGLSILAQAVSVEPGRQGLKHVIAEMGGKNAIIVDETADLDEAVTGVVDSFTGYQGQKCSACSRAIVHEAIYESFLQRLADTVLSLPIGDPEDPGTRMGPLIDERACATVREYIQIGKREGRLVLERQVEREGYFVGPVVFADVPPGGRLAQEEIFGPVLAVLKARDFGEALTLANDSPYALTGGVYSRSPVNIRLAAESFDVGNLYINRPITGALVGRQPFGGHRLSGVGAKTGGQGYLNQFMVMRVTSENTLRRGFAPAD; encoded by the coding sequence GTGACCGGGACGCATCGCAGAGAACTCAGTGACCGGGACGTGGAGGCGGCCACCGGACGCATTGGCCGGATGCTGGCCGCGCAATCGGCCGGCCATGTGCCGTCGCTCTTCGACCGTCGCTGGTGGTCGAGCAGCCTGCTGGATTGGTGCATGCGCAACGAGACGTTCAAGGTGCAGCTCTTCCGCTTCGTTGACGTGTTGCCTTCGTTGAACAGCGATGCACAGGTGGCGAGACTGGCGGAGGAGTATTTTGCCGGCCTGCAGAGCGGCGCCAATCCCCTGCAGTGGGGGGTGCAGGCTGTGTCGGCAAGCAAGTTGGGCGCGAGGCTCAGCGCCAGGTCGCTCCGCAAGCGCATCGAACAGATGGCGCGCACCTTCATTGCCGGCGACTCGGTACGGGATGCGGTACCGGTGCTGGCCGGTCTGTGGAAGGACGGGCGGGGTTTTTCCGTGGATCTCTTGGGAGAAGCCACGGTCAGCGAGAAGGAGGCGGATCACTATCGAGACCGCTGCCTCGATGCGTTGACGTGGCTGGGGCGAGCTGCCGGTGACTGGCCTTCCTCTTCACGCCTCGAACAGGATCACTTGGGCCCCCTGCCGCGCGTCAACCTCTCGGTGAAACTCTCCGCGCTCTATTCCCATCTGGACCCCATCGATCCGGAGGGCGGTTTTGCGTCGGTTGCCGCGCGGCTGCGCCCGATCCTGGACCTGGCGGTCCGGCTGCCGGCCGGTCTTACGTTCGACATGGAGCAGGCGGAGCTCAAGGATCTGACGCTGATGATATTTATGCGCCTGCTCTCCGAAGAGGCCTATCGGCAGTACCCTTATGGGAGCATTGCCTTGCAGGCCTACCTGACCGAGTCTGTCCATGATTTGGAGGCCCTGATTCAGTGGGCCGGCAAGCGTACGGCGCCGGTGGGGGTACGATTGGTCAAGGGCGCTTATTGGGATTCCGACATGGTTCGTTACCGACAGCGGGGCTGGCCGGTCCCCCTGTTCCGGCACAAGGCCGAGACGGATGCCAATTACGAAGCGATGAGCCGGTTGTTGATCCACCATGCGGATCATATCCGGCCTTCGTTTGGGACGCATAACCTCCGCAGCCTGGCTTATGCGCAGGCCCTGGCGGACGCAACCGGGCTGCCTCCCGAAGCCTGCGAGTACCAGATGATCTTCGGCATGGCGGAACCGCTCCAGAATGCCGTGGTGGCGGAAGGACGTCGCGTCCGGCTCTACACCCCGGTCGGAGAGTTTCTTCCCGGCATGGCCTACTTGGTGCGACGCCTTCTTGAAAATACCTCCAATGAATCGTTTTTGCGCAAAGAATATGCCGAAGCTGCTTCGGTGGATTTGCTGCTGGCTTCCCCCGCCCCACCGCCAATGGATCAGCGGATTGAACGTGTAGACCGGTTTGAGAACGAACCCCATACGGACTTCTCCCTGGCGTCGGCCAGGGCTGCGATGGCCGAGGCCCTGGCTTCCGTCCGCGCCCTGCTGGACAAGCCTCTGGCCCGATGGCCGGATGCCGGTCCGGTTCCATCCGGACCCGAATTGGTTTCGCGGAATCCCGCTCGGCCGCAGGAAATCATTTGCCGGATGCCGACAGTTGCGCCAGGCGACGTCGCGTCGTTGGTCCATGTCGCGCAGGAACAGTGGCCTGCGTGGCGGACCGTGTCGCCCTCGGAACGGGCGGCGTACCTGGTCAAGGCTGCCGAAATTATGCGCCGTCGGCGCCTGGAGTTGGCAGCCTGGGAGATTTTCGAAACGGGGAAGCCCTGGCGTGAAGCGGATGCGGATGTGGCGGAGGCCATCGACTTTCTCGAATTTTATGCGCGAGACATGCAGCGACTCGTTGAGTCCCAATGCGTGGGGCAGGCGCCGGGCGAGCAGAACCAGGTGCTCTATGCGCCGCGCGGAGCGACCGCCGTGCTGGCTCCCTGGAATTTCCCGCTGGCGATCCCGACCGGCATGGTCAGCGCCGCGCTGGTGACGGGCAATCCGGTCCTGTTCAAACCGTCGGAACGGTCGCCTCGGGTCGGGCATCTGTTGATGGAGGTGTTTGCCGAAGCCGGGCTGCCGAGCGGCGTCTTGCAATTCATGCCCGGCGGGCCGGATGTCGGGCGGACGTTGGTCGGCCATCCGGATGTGCGGATGATTGCGTTTACCGGGTCGAAGGATGTCGGACTCTCGATCCTGGCCCAGGCGGTCTCCGTCGAGCCTGGACGGCAGGGCCTCAAACACGTTATCGCGGAGATGGGGGGCAAGAACGCGATCATTGTGGACGAGACGGCGGATCTTGACGAGGCGGTGACGGGGGTCGTTGACTCCTTTACCGGCTACCAAGGGCAGAAGTGCTCAGCCTGTTCGCGGGCCATCGTCCATGAAGCAATCTACGAGTCCTTCCTGCAGCGGCTGGCGGATACGGTCCTCAGCCTGCCGATCGGCGATCCGGAAGACCCGGGGACCAGGATGGGGCCGCTGATCGATGAGCGGGCTTGCGCCACGGTGCGTGAGTACATTCAGATCGGGAAGCGCGAAGGGCGACTGGTGCTGGAACGGCAGGTGGAACGCGAAGGATATTTTGTCGGGCCGGTCGTGTTTGCCGATGTGCCCCCCGGCGGACGGCTGGCACAGGAAGAGATTTTCGGCCCGGTTCTGGCCGTGTTGAAGGCGCGGGATTTCGGCGAAGCGCTTACCCTGGCCAATGATTCGCCCTATGCCTTGACCGGCGGCGTCTATTCACGGAGCCCCGTCAATATCCGTCTGGCGGCGGAGTCGTTCGATGTCGGCAATCTCTACATCAATCGCCCCATCACGGGGGCGCTGGTGGGCCGCCAGCCGTTCGGCGGGCATCGTTTGTCCGGCGTGGGGGCGAAGACGGGAGGGCAAGGCTACTTGAATCAATTCATGGTCATGCGGGTGACCAGTGAAAACACCCTGCGCCGCGGGTTTGCTCCCGCGGACTGA
- a CDS encoding ATP-binding protein: protein MADTSAGQTAQAGGPSKQDLIPDVKHVIAVSSGKGGVGKSTVAANLAVALAQSGAKVGLMDADIYGPNIPMMMGVPKPPEQQDGKIKPAESHGVKIISMGFFVPEETAVVWRGPMIHTAIQQFFRDVTWGTLDYLLVDLPPGTGDAQLTISQLVPLSGAITVTTPQEVALHDVRKGMMMFQKVNVPLLGIIENMSFFVCGHCGERTEIFSTGGGERAAQKLGIPFLGRVPIDPAIRAGGDSGMPIVVADPASPQAAAFREIAAKLAAQFTERGGGDQPSNPIERMLNKLKRPAGSN from the coding sequence ATGGCAGATACAAGCGCGGGACAGACAGCGCAAGCAGGGGGGCCGAGCAAACAGGACTTGATCCCCGACGTGAAGCACGTCATTGCGGTCAGCAGCGGCAAGGGCGGCGTGGGCAAGTCCACGGTCGCCGCCAATCTGGCCGTGGCCCTGGCCCAATCGGGGGCGAAAGTCGGGCTCATGGATGCCGACATCTACGGCCCCAACATTCCGATGATGATGGGGGTGCCGAAGCCGCCCGAGCAGCAAGACGGCAAGATCAAGCCGGCCGAGAGCCACGGCGTCAAAATCATCTCGATGGGCTTCTTCGTGCCGGAAGAGACGGCGGTCGTCTGGCGGGGCCCCATGATCCACACGGCCATCCAGCAGTTCTTCAGGGACGTGACCTGGGGGACCCTGGATTACCTGTTGGTGGACCTGCCGCCCGGCACGGGAGACGCCCAGCTCACCATCTCGCAGTTGGTGCCCCTCTCCGGCGCGATCACGGTGACGACCCCCCAGGAGGTGGCGCTCCACGACGTACGGAAGGGCATGATGATGTTCCAGAAGGTCAACGTGCCGTTGCTGGGCATCATCGAGAACATGAGCTTTTTCGTCTGCGGCCATTGCGGGGAACGAACCGAAATCTTTTCGACCGGCGGGGGAGAGCGGGCGGCCCAAAAACTGGGCATTCCCTTTCTCGGACGGGTCCCGATTGATCCGGCGATCCGCGCCGGCGGCGACTCAGGCATGCCGATCGTCGTGGCCGATCCGGCTTCGCCGCAGGCGGCGGCCTTCCGTGAGATCGCGGCCAAACTGGCCGCCCAGTTCACGGAAAGGGGGGGCGGAGACCAGCCGTCCAACCCGATCGAACGGATGTTGAATAAGCTCAAGCGACCGGCCGGGTCGAATTAG